The following coding sequences lie in one candidate division KSB1 bacterium genomic window:
- a CDS encoding nucleotidyltransferase domain-containing protein — MVESKYIEGWRRRFAEQEAESRALAAQARGILPEAVAILKKHGAKRVILFGSLCREGRFHRGSDIDLAVEGLPPQKFFRAGADLMMALDWPVDLKPLEEIDDFFREMIIKQGEVIHAE, encoded by the coding sequence ATGGTTGAATCCAAATACATCGAAGGCTGGCGCCGGCGTTTTGCCGAGCAAGAAGCGGAGTCGCGCGCGTTGGCGGCGCAAGCGCGAGGCATTTTGCCGGAAGCCGTCGCCATTCTCAAAAAGCACGGTGCCAAGCGCGTCATTCTTTTTGGCTCGCTGTGCCGGGAAGGCCGTTTTCATCGCGGGTCGGACATCGATCTTGCCGTCGAAGGCCTTCCACCGCAAAAGTTTTTTCGCGCCGGCGCCGATCTGATGATGGCGCTCGATTGGCCGGTGGATCTTAAACCTTTGGAAGAAATCGATGATTTCTTTCGTGAAATGATCATTAAACAAGGGGAAGTGATCCATGCTGAATAA